A single window of Salvia splendens isolate huo1 chromosome 8, SspV2, whole genome shotgun sequence DNA harbors:
- the LOC121743440 gene encoding uncharacterized protein LOC121743440: MPQTLEIGSDDIEPVGSQIPIQVPSSHISIGDGPQTPKTTSFLQSLMLYPATDGTFQNQEMLHILLMQLSLPSILGQKPLISFGDALDMYHTISEKELRRS, encoded by the exons ATGCCCCAGACACTGGAAATTGGCTCTGACGATATAGAACCTGTTGGATCCCAGATTCCCATACAAG TTCCTTCATCTCACATTTCAATTGGTGATGGTCCACAAACTCCGAAAACGACATCATTCCTTCAGTCTCTCATGCTTTACCCAGCTACTGATGGAACCTTCCA GAACCAGGAAATGCTGCACATCCTACTAATGCAGCTCAGTCTTCCGAGCATCCTGGGACAAAAGCCACTTATAAGCTTTGGTGATGCATTAGATATGTACCATACCATCTCAGAGAAG GAGTTGAGGAGGAGCTAA